A DNA window from Arachis duranensis cultivar V14167 chromosome 3, aradu.V14167.gnm2.J7QH, whole genome shotgun sequence contains the following coding sequences:
- the LOC107478287 gene encoding organic cation/carnitine transporter 4-like — MAATTSSHDEIKKAAPEPELQSPLIPSSVAANGGMKPPEKLCFDEMLQMYCGEFGRWQMRHFVFTTFAWALEAFHTMVIIFADREPEWRCVPGSKCDPAASTVCDLEPGTWEWVGGPRMSTVSEWGLICGNKYKVGLVQAVFFGGCMIGAGIFGHLSDSNLGRKGSLTMVCILNTITGMLTSLAPNYLSYVTLRFLTGFSTGGVGLCAFVLATEPIGPTMRGVAGMSTFYFFSSGIALLAGIAYLFPEWRQLYIASTLPSLLYILFVLPFVSESPRWYLVKGRIKAAMAIMSAIATTNGNHLPPGVILALDEDLCSPAVTPAIKNKEEVSGCVVDIIRSRVTRTRLFLSVAINFMCSVVYYGLSLNVVNLGTNLYLNVILNSISEMPAFMLTTLFLDKLGRKPLTILTLWFSGFFCFLGSLIGNKGAWKGVRMVCSILGIFGMAGTYNLLFIYTAELFPTVVRNVALGCTTQASQMGAILAPVVVILGDWWPFVVFTVCGMSGGMFAFYLPETLNQPLYDTLTGMEAAENESDATTSV; from the exons ATGGCAGCAACGACGTCTTCCCATGATGAAATAAAAAAGGCTGCACCGGAGCCGGAGCTCCAATCTCCTCTAATACCTTCCAGTGTCGCGGCCAACGGAGGCATGAAACCGCCAGAGAAGCTCTGCTTCGACGAGATGCTTCAGATGTATTGCGGCGAGTTCGGAAGGTGGCAGATGAGGCACTTTGTCTTCACAACCTTCGCGTGGGCGCTCGAGGCCTTCCACACGATGGTCATTATCTTTGCAGATCGTGAGCCGGAATGGAGGTGCGTTCCCGGTTCCAAATGCGATCCGGCCGCAAGTACCGTGTGCGACTTGGAACCGGGAACATGGGAGTGGGTTGGAGGACCGCGTATGTCGACGGTGTCGGAGTGGGGCTTGATTTGTGGCAACAAATATAAGGTTGGACTGGTTCAGGCCGTGTTCTTTGGCGGCTGCATGATCG GCGCTGGAATATTTGGCCACCTCTCAGATTCAAATCTTGGAAGAAAAGGTTCCCTCACTATGGTTTGCATCCTAAACACCATCACCGGAATGCTAACATCACTCGCTCCTAACTACCTCTCCTACGTCACTCTCCGTTTCCTCACCGGCTTCAGCACCGGCGGCGTTGGCCTTTGCGCCTTTGTCCTCGCCACCGAACCGATAGGGCCCACAATGCGCGGCGTGGCCGGCATGTCCACATTCTACTTTTTCTCCTCCGGCATCGCCCTCCTCGCCGGCATCGCCTACCTGTTCCCAGAATGGCGCCAACTCTACATCGCCTCCACCCTGCCATCTCTTCTCTACATCCTCTTTGTTCTTCCCTTCGTCTCCGAGTCACCAAGATGGTACCTCGTGAAGGGAAGAATCAAAGCGGCCATGGCGATCATGTCCGCCATTGCGACCACCAACGGCAACCACCTCCCGCCAGGTGTTATTCTGGCCCTCGACGAGGACTTGTGTTCGCCGGCGGTGACACCGGCTATaaagaacaaagaagaagtatCGGGTTGTGTAGTGGACATTATTCGCTCGCGAGTAACGCGCACGCGCTTGTTCCTTTCAGTGGCTATAAACTTCATGTGTTCCGTGGTGTACTACGGCCTCAGCCTCAACGTAGTGAACCTTGGAACCAACCTTTACCTTAACGTCATATTGAACTCTATATCTGAGATGCCAGCTTTCATGTTAACAACTTTGTTTTTGGATAAGTTAGGGAGGAAGCCATTGACCATATTAACCCTGTGGTTTAGTGGGTTCTTTTGCTTTCTAGGGTCCCTAATAGGAAACAAAGGGGCATGGAAAGGTGTTAGAATGGTGTGTagtattttaggtatatttGGAATGGCAGGGACTTATAACTTGTTGTTTATTTATACGGCGGAACTGTTCCCCACTGTGGTGAGGAATGTGGCGCTTGGGTGCACCACCCAAGCATCGCAGATGGGCGCCATTTTGGCACCGGTCGTCGTGATTTTGGGAGACTGGTGGCCATTTGTGGTGTTCACAGTTTGTGGGATGAGTGGAGGAATGTTTGCGTTTTACTTGCCAGAGACTCTGAACCAACCGCTCTATGATACGTTAACTGGAATGGAGGCTGCTGAGAATGAATCTGATGCCACAACAAGTGTCTGA